In Plasmodium gaboni strain SY75 chromosome 8, whole genome shotgun sequence, one DNA window encodes the following:
- a CDS encoding putative glutamate dehydrogenase, producing the protein MDIDRRSALSFSPSNIECGFGSEHFSNNSITWKEKYEQTKELLRSYNLFSDNLINYSIDFYFNKLGFNKFHFEETSPELISKVVVCIITAKINEQYSSDKYFPTFEETHDNVIFIITRVFADDNKTRLNYKMEKKIEEKYFNFSDMSKDCYRLKSFRSVHSVFDKEHTYQEPLRTYILELPTYNDDIIKENETDLKKLMDVNFYNYIKGTRSEQIYYELNKAVLYDLTGQFLQTHYYETSSSTFTLTIAVKRSNVISSIFSLIGDCLNMHRCFSYSKYVEPLKNGVLLIILNVKVIMNEHEQAKQKLDLKDKIYKVVKSLKTLCLFNDSRFIQLSVKRTFTAQESAYLFMMIKFITFFSTNTLSSYKNVEHALNLRNFNNNMMDSSTSSSSTSPSSVLNDFYIIKEKLKSSKYTKEEILRCAQSNVRTIKMLFSNFEKKLNHQRNKSSEMIYDENIMKNSSDMLKEYYSNNNMNDVHHGTLSSLASSTSSAVSLNSFLSGSCDSPNYYHHNKDSKDIIDEIEDNHDKKILQYFYMFEKYALKTNFFLTHKISLAVAFDGALLKDSIYEAQPYSIIMILGLHFVGFHIRFSKISRGGVRIVISNNVNSYMHNSDNLFDEAYNLAYTQNFKNKDIPEGGSKGIILLDADVCNVANTKYIKNLSFYSYVNSILDLLINEDLNEESVSSISVHSTNNVINNTTSSFDNVVNLKENMVGREVEHLNMTMSYGTNTGCNNIKNNTNLSNMCDTYNLNNSVNNRSVSNSSSNINMYAQKADEDDEEEKNKQNGNNKRNDKNEENGKRDDHMMNGNYNYVNGTTEDAVQKIMSSKCKLEGNNNNNNSNSNNSNSNGNNIIRAEERYNSSGCALNNVKETRKMILQEKMNEEEDLIFLGPDENTGSDQLMDWACIIAKKRRYPYWKTFSTGKLRKNGGVPHDMYGMTTLGIETYISKLCEKLNIKEESISRSVVGGPDGDLGSNAILQSKTKIISIIDGSGVLYDKQGLNKEELIRLAKKRNNKDKSKAITCCTLYDEKYFSKDGFKISIEDHNVDILGTKVRSGLDFRNTFFLNPLNKCELFNPCGGRPHSINIFNVHNIIKNGECIYKYIVEGANVFISDDARNILESKNVILFKDAATNKGGVISSSLEVLAGLVLDDKQYIDYMCSPDSDILQVDENEINFVHQNQRMNHSLSFKRGSMENLEDDDEKNKNIKTSVENKDLHNNNNMMDHDVSEFYKAYVKEIQKKITHYCELEFESLWKETRRTKTPISKAINILSNKISELKKDILSSDTLCRDYKLLKKVLEDVIPPTLLNIVTFEQILERVPYVYIKSLFASSLASNYYYSQQFLNDLSAFNFFEYIRKLQSESA; encoded by the coding sequence ATGGATATTGATAGAAGGTCGGCTTTAAGCTTCTCTCCCAGTAACATCGAGTGCGGATTCGGTAGCGAACATTTTTCTAATAACAGTATAACATGgaaagaaaaatatgaacagACAAAAGAATTGTTGAGGAgttataatttattttcagataatttaataaattatagtatcgatttttattttaacaAGTTAGGATTTAACAAGTTTCATTTTGAAGAGACAAGTCCAGAGTTGATCAGTAAAGTTGTTGTGTGTATTATAACGGCTAAGATTAATGAGCAGTATTCTAgtgataaatattttccTACTTTCGAAGAGACTCATGACAATGtgatatttataataactAGAGTATTTGctgatgataataaaacaaGATTAAATTATAAGATGGAGAAAAAAATCGAAGAGAAATATTTCAATTTTTCTGATATGTCAAAAGATTGTTATAGATTAAAAAGTTTTAGATCAGTACATTCTGTATTTGATAAAGAGCATACATATCAAGAGCCTTTAAGAACTTACATTTTAGAGTTACCAACATACaatgatgatataataaaagagAATGAAACtgatttaaaaaaattaatggatgttaatttttataattatattaagGGTACAAGAAGTGAACAGATTTATTATGAATTGAATAAAGCTGtattatatgatttaaCTGGTCAATTTTTACAAACACATTATTATGAAACCTCATCAAGTACTTTTACGTTAACAATAGCTGTTAAAAGAAGTAATGTGATATCttctatattttctttaatagGTGATTGTTTAAATATGCATAGATGTTTTTCGTATTCTAAATATGTAGAACCCTTAAAAAATGGTGTGCtgttaataattttaaatgtaAAAGTTATTATGAATGAACATGAACAAGCAAAGCAGAAATTAgatttaaaagataaaatatataaagttGTAAAATCATTGAAAActttatgtttatttaatgATTCTAGGTTTATTCAATTATCTGTAAAGAGAACATTTACAGCACAAGAATCAGCATATCTTTTTATGATGATTAAgtttataacatttttttctacGAATACATTATCTagttataaaaatgtagaGCATGCATTAAATCTAAGGAATTTTAATAACAATATGATGGATTCTAGTACTAGTTCATCATCAACATCTCCATCATCTGTTCTTAatgatttttatattataaaagaaaagtTGAAGAGTTcaaaatatacaaaagaagaaatattaaGATGTGCTCAGAGTAATGTTAGAACTATAAAAATGTTGTTTTCAAATTTTGAGAAAAAATTGAATCATCAAAGAAATAAATCAAGTGAGATGATATATGATGAGAATATAATGAAGAATTCAAGTGATATGTTAAAAGAGtattattcaaataataatatgaacgATGTTCATCATGGTACTTTATCATCTCTTGCTTCTTCTACATCTTCTGCTGTTTCtttaaattcatttttGTCAGGATCATGTGACTCTCCcaattattatcatcataataaaGATAGTAAAGATATCATTGACGAGATAGAAGATAACcatgataaaaaaatattacaatatttttatatgtttgAAAAATATGCCTTAAAAAcaaacttttttttaaccCACAAAATAAGTTTAGCTGTAGCTTTTGACGGTGCTTTATTAAAAGATTCTATATATGAAGCACAACCATATtctattattatgatattaGGTTTGCATTTTGTTGGATTCCATATACGATTTAGTAAGATATCTAGAGGAGGGGTTCGTATTGTTATATCTAACAATGTAAATTCATATATGCATAATTCAgataatttatttgatGAGGCATATAATCTTGCATACACTCAGAATTTTAAGAATAAGGATATCCCCGAGGGTGGAAGTAAAggaataatattattagatGCAGATGTATGTAATGTTGCtaatacaaaatatattaaaaatttatctTTCTATTCTTATGTGAATTCTATATTGGATTTATTGATAAATGAAGatttaaatgaagaaaGTGTATCTTCTATATCAGTCCATTCTACTAACAATGTAATAAACAACACAACAAGTTCTTTTGACAATGTTGTAAATTTAAAGGAAAACATGGTAGGCAGAGAAGTCGAACATCTTAATATGACTATGTCATATGGCACAAATACAGGTTGTAATaacattaaaaataatactaATCTTTCTAATATGTGTGATACATACAATTTGAATAATTCTGTGAATAATAGAAGTGTGAGTAATTCAAGTagtaatattaatatgtatgCACAAAAGGCAGATGAGGATGATGAGGAAGAGAAAAACAAACAGAATGGAAACAATAAAAGAAATGacaaaaatgaagaaaatgGAAAAAGGGATGATCATATGATGAATGgtaattataattatgtaaatGGAACTACCGAAGATGCTgtacaaaaaattatgagTTCGAAGTGTAAGTTGGaaggaaataataataataataatagtaatagtaataatagtaatagtaatggtaataatattattagaGCAGAAGAAAGATACAATTCCTCAGGATGTGCATTAAATAATGTGAAGGAGACTAGAAAAATGATATTacaagaaaaaatgaatgaagaagaagatttaatatttttagGTCCAGATGAAAATACAGGTTCTGATCAATTAATGGATTGGGCATGTATAATtgcaaaaaaaagaagatatCCTTATTGGAAGACATTTTCAACTGGCAAATTAAGAAAGAATGGAGGTGTTCCTCATGACATGTATGGTATGACTACATTAGGTATAGAAACCtatatatcaaaattatgtgaaaaattaaatattaaagaagAAAGTATTAGTAGATCTGTTGTAGGAGGTCCAGATGGTGATTTAGGAAGTAATGCTATTTTACAGTCTAAAACTAAAATAATATCTATTATTGATGGATCAGGTgttttatatgataaacaaggattaaataaagaagaattaataagactagcaaaaaaaagaaataataaagataaaagTAAAGCTATAACATGTTGTACAttatatgatgaaaaatatttttcaaaagATGGTTTTAAAATATCTATTGAAGATCATAATGTAGATATTTTAGGAACTAAAGTTAGAAGTGGTTTAGATTTTAGAAATACATTTTTCTTGAACCCATTAAACAAATGTGAATTATTTAATCCATGTGGTGGTAGACCACATtctattaatatatttaatgtacataatataattaaaaatggagaatgtatatataaatatattgttgAAGGAGCTaatgtatttatatcaGATGATGCaagaaatattttagaaagtaaaaatgtaatattGTTTAAGGACGCAGCTACAAATAAAGGGGGTGTTATATCAAGTAGTTTAGAGGTTTTAGCTGGTCTTGTATTAGATGATAAGCAATATATTGATTATATGTGTTCACCTGATAGTGATATTCTTCAAGTGgatgaaaatgaaattaatTTTGTTCATCAGAATCAGAGAATGAATCAttctttatcatttaaaagGGGATCTATGGAAAATTTAGAGGAcgatgatgaaaaaaataaaaatatcaaaaCATCTGTAGAAAATAAGGATCTTcacaataataataatatgatgGATCACGACGTTTCTGAGTTTTATAAAGCATATGTAAAagaaatacaaaaaaaaatcacACATTATTGTGAGTTAGAATTTGAATCATTATGGAAAGAAACCAGAAGAACCAAAACACCTATATCTAAAGCAATTAATATCttatcaaataaaattagtgaacttaaaaaagatatacTTTCATCTGATACATTATGTAGAgattataaattattaaaaaaagtattGGAAGATGTTATACCACCAACATTATTAAACATTGTAACATTTGAGCAAATTTTAGAGAGGGTACcttatgtatatataaaatctCTCTTTGCTTCTTCATTAGCatcaaattattattattcacaGCAGTTTTTGAATGACTTATCTgcatttaatttttttgaatacATAAGGAAATTACAGAGCGAAAGTgcataa